Within the Silurus meridionalis isolate SWU-2019-XX chromosome 2, ASM1480568v1, whole genome shotgun sequence genome, the region AAACTCCTCTTTATGAATGTGATGAATACTCACCGCTCTCACGACAGCAGCAGCGTCGCTGTCACTGCACTGAAACGGGCTCTCACACACCGATGAGTTCTGACTGAATCAACACACAACCAACAATTACACAACAATATACAATCGCTTCAGCTCCTACTGAATCACCGCAGTGTAGCGCTGAGACGTACCACACGATCTCTCCACACCTCGTCTGCTTCTGCACCAGAGCTTTCCAACAGCTGTGCATGGACTTAATCACCTCTATAGAAAAgtcctataacacacacacacagagagagagagagagagagagagagagagagagagagagagagagaggaagaggaagaggaagagggagagcTGGTGAGGGAACTAATAAGAACagaggccatgtccacactaagacaataaataaatgaatacctGGTCGGCAGGTGGAATATACCATCAGCGTACCTTATCCTTAAACTGTGCGTTGAAGGCAAactggttctctggtttcccGTCAGGTATTTTATAATTTCGAAACCATTCCACTGTTGCCTCCAGATGGCCGGGTCTGTTCACACGTACGTCCTCTATACCTGTGAATAAAGCAGTGGATTAAATCCTCACACCTGCCCTCAGAGTCATTATTACTGCACTGAAGGGTGACCGACTGTGGAGTTTATTAGCATCAGGATCGTCAGTGTTGATGGCGATGACTTTCCAATCGGTTTCTCCTTCGTCAATCAGAGCCAGAATCCCCAGCACCTTTACCTGGATCACCTGACCAGAGGAGcacacctgcaacacacacaatacacaccttTTCATTCATCCTGAGGTGCACTAGTGATGAGTCGTTCATGATCAATTccttcattttctactggatgcgcatgagcaaagcatcacaaGATCTCCGTAGAGGAAACACAATTAGGTAGTTCTTCTCTGCACTCTTCTAGTCTGAGTCCTTTGATCTTTTACCATGTGACTCCCATAAACGCTATGcaggtgtatatacatatattagttattggaactatagttaaagttggtgtatgtagacatgttgggatctgcttattaaaaatataactttagattttatttctgatcaaagtttTATGGAATGACCTAAATgatttgatgaacgagattcaaagaaccgagtgaCTGAAATGATCCGATCATTCAATCACTAAACTGCACGTTTGAAGGAGGTTTCCACGTTTGTTTAACAACATTTCACAAAAAACGGATAAATCTGTTATATCAATTgctatttttgattttttttttgatttttgataTGTGTAAAAAGCCTGGCTTTGTTTAGACACAGGCTGCCCCCTCAACTATCTGAAATCTGAGACGTTTCCTGTGAAAAAGCATCCAATGCTAACACGTCAATGCTAGCTGTCTGTCAGAGCAATGCTCACCTTGGTCCCGATGTCACACACGTCTAATGGGTCATTGTCTCCACAGCAGTTGGTGTCTTTATCTGTGTGATTGGGATCCTCCCAAGTCTGCtccaaaccaaaaataaaataacatcacATCATTATGGGCTTTATAGGAATAAACTGTGCTGCTGTTCTGCGGTGATGGTAAATAGAAACACACCTGTGGCAGAGCTCCGTAGTTCCAGATGTAGCCTTTATGTGGGAAAATGTTAGCCACATATCGCAGTTTGCCTTTCTTCACGTCCTGTTTTATGGGGTTCAGCACTTCCTTCGTGGCGATCTGCAACCACCGAGAGTTTAAACCGCAACCTCATGAAATATCTACACTAAAGAATCATTACTGCAGTGCATCAGTGTCATGTGATTTCAGACCAGGATGAGCTTTACGTTACAGGAATTTCATTTACACAGCCAACATTCAGCACGGTTATGGATTTGACGGGAATGTGGAAACACACCTCCATCTTGGCATTGGACCAGCGAGGAACCTCTACGACCATGTTGAAGATGATCTGGAGTACGGTTAACAAAATGATTAAACGGTTTAAGAATCAGAGGTATTTCTGTAATTAGAATCTAATAGTTTTACATGAAAACAGAGTACAGTGGTTAATGTGGCTAATTAATGAGTGAAGCGTAAAGCCACCAGTTTATCATCATAAACAGTTTCAGgagcaataaagaaaataatcacCTCACTGTCAGaacatttctgtttctttgttgGCACATTGTCCTTCtggaatataa harbors:
- the ppa2 gene encoding inorganic pyrophosphatase 2, mitochondrial isoform X1 — translated: MMRLLFRSARFLRPQPPHPRESFSRTMLHYLREERGRANSPEYRIYFKTSHGKYISPFHDIPLYAPDPQVGSVINSDAVKPVKDNVPTKKQKCSDSEIIFNMVVEVPRWSNAKMEIATKEVLNPIKQDVKKGKLRYVANIFPHKGYIWNYGALPQTWEDPNHTDKDTNCCGDNDPLDVCDIGTKVCSSGQVIQVKVLGILALIDEGETDWKVIAINTDDPDANKLHSIEDVRVNRPGHLEATVEWFRNYKIPDGKPENQFAFNAQFKDKDFSIEVIKSMHSCWKALVQKQTRCGEIVCQNSSVCESPFQCSDSDAAAVVRAAPEYGEALPLPAEGAKS
- the ppa2 gene encoding inorganic pyrophosphatase 2, mitochondrial isoform X4 — translated: MMRLLFRSARFLRPQPPHPRESFSRTMLHYLREERGRANSPEYRIYFKTSHGKYISPFHDIPLYAPDPQVGSVINSDAVKPVKDNVPTKKQKCSDSEIIFNMVVEVPRWSNAKMEIATKEVLNPIKQDVKKGKLRYVANIFPHKGYIWNYGALPQTWEDPNHTDKDTNCCGDNDPLDVCDIGTKVCSSGQVIQVKVLGILALIDEGETDWKVIAINTDDPDANKLHSIEDVRVNRPGHLEATVEWFRNYKIPDGKPENQFAFNAQFKDKDFSIEVIKSMHSCWKALVQKQTRCGEIVCQNSSVCESPFQCSDSDAAAVVRAAPEYGEALPLPAEVDKWHFLSQ
- the ppa2 gene encoding inorganic pyrophosphatase 2, mitochondrial isoform X3, coding for MMRLLFRSARFLRPQPPHPRESFSRTMLHYLREERGRANSPEYRIYFKTSHGKYISPFHDIPLYAPDPQDNVPTKKQKCSDSEIIFNMVVEVPRWSNAKMEIATKEVLNPIKQDVKKGKLRYVANIFPHKGYIWNYGALPQTWEDPNHTDKDTNCCGDNDPLDVCDIGTKVCSSGQVIQVKVLGILALIDEGETDWKVIAINTDDPDANKLHSIEDVRVNRPGHLEATVEWFRNYKIPDGKPENQFAFNAQFKDKDFSIEVIKSMHSCWKALVQKQTRCGEIVCQNSSVCESPFQCSDSDAAAVVRAAPEYGEALPLPAEVDKWHFLSQ
- the ppa2 gene encoding inorganic pyrophosphatase 2, mitochondrial isoform X2 → MMRLLFRSARFLRPQPPHPRESFSRTMLHYLREERGRANSPEYRIYFKTSHGKYISPFHDIPLYAPDPQKDNVPTKKQKCSDSEIIFNMVVEVPRWSNAKMEIATKEVLNPIKQDVKKGKLRYVANIFPHKGYIWNYGALPQTWEDPNHTDKDTNCCGDNDPLDVCDIGTKVCSSGQVIQVKVLGILALIDEGETDWKVIAINTDDPDANKLHSIEDVRVNRPGHLEATVEWFRNYKIPDGKPENQFAFNAQFKDKDFSIEVIKSMHSCWKALVQKQTRCGEIVCQNSSVCESPFQCSDSDAAAVVRAAPEYGEALPLPAEVDKWHFLSQ